One window from the genome of Haliaeetus albicilla chromosome 26, bHalAlb1.1, whole genome shotgun sequence encodes:
- the CTTNBP2NL gene encoding CTTNBP2 N-terminal-like protein isoform X2, with protein MNLEKLSKPELLTLFSILEGELEARDLVIEALKAQHRDTFIEERYGKYNISDPLMALQRDFETLKEGNHGEKQPVCSNPLSILKVVMKHCKNMQERMLSQLAAAESRHRKVILDLEEERQRHAQDTAEGDDVTYMLEKERERLTQQLEFEKSQVKKFEKEQKKLSSQLEEERARHKQLSSMLVVECKKATAKAAEEGQKTAELSLKLEKEKSKVSKLEEELASKRKRGLQMEAQVEKQLSEFDIEREQLKAKLNREENRTKALKEEVECLKKALKELEASCQEHSPTEPLQPSPSVMSRGVATDSPTVKSVSCQTECLQADRANPASTSKAAHTMFPSPTTPTHSYAKSNGHCDTDVQMGSELLQTNAAENQVQKEKSASAASENAVENGSSPVRTESPVHLMSQLPSSGVSLSPSSTAASSLTPSPCSSPVLTKRLVGASASSPGYQSSYQVGINQRFHAARHKFQSQAEQDHQSSGLQSPPSRDLSPTLADNSAAKQLARNTVTQVLSRFTSQQGPIKPVSPNSSPFGTDYRNLANAVSPKNESGHSPSPGKVSSPLSPLSPGIKSPTIPRAERGNPPPIPPKKPGLAQSPAAPTPLTKTSSQASSLGAPMDVASSCSNNTVVSNGKDIEILLPTSS; from the exons ATGAATCTGGAAAAACTCAGCAAACCAGAACTACTGACGCTATTTAGCATTCTTGAAGGAGAATTAGAAGCAAGAGATCTTGTCATAGAAGCCTTAAAG GCCCAGCATAGAGACACGTTCATTGAAGAGCGCTATGGGAAGTACAACATCAGTGATCCATTAATGGCTTTGCAGAGAGATTTTGAGACCCTGAAAGAGGGGAATCATGGTGAAAAGCAACCAGTATGCTCCAATCCGTTATCTATATTGAAAGTGGTAATGAAACATTGCAAGAACATGCAGGAAAGAATGTTATCCCAACTAGCTGCCGCAGAAAGCAGGCATAGAAAG GTGATACTGGACCTGGAGGAAGAGAGACAGCGGCACGCCCAGGACACGGCAGAGGGGGATGATGTCACCTACATGCTGGAGAAGGAGCGGGAGCGGCTCACCCAGCAG TTGGAGTTTGAAAAATCCCAAGtgaaaaaatttgaaaaagaacagaagaagcTGTCAAGCCAGTTGGAGGAGGAAAGGGCACGCCACAAGCAACTGTCTTCCATGCTTGTAGTGGAGTGCAAGAAAGCCACTGccaaagcagctgaagaagGGCAGAAGACAGCAGAATTGAGCTTGAAattggaaaaagagaagagtaAGGTGAGTAAACTGGAGGAGGAGCTGGCATCCAAGAGGAAGCGGGGTTTGCAGATGGAAGCACAAGTAGAAAAGCAGCTCTCAGAGTTTGACATTGAAAGAGAACAGCTGAAAGCCAAGctgaacagagaagaaaaccGTACAAAAGCACTCAAAGAAGAGGTAGAATGTCTGAAGAAAGCCCTGAAAGAGCTGGAGGCTTCTTGCCAGGAGCACAGTCCTACTGAGCCTTTGCAGCCAAGCCCCTCTGTGATGTCCAGAGGTGTTGCAACTGACAGTCCCACAGTGAAGTCTGTGTCTTGCCAGACAGAGTGTCTGCAGGCAGACCGAGCAAATCCTGCCAGCACAAGCAAAGCTGCACACACCATGTTTCCCAGCCCTACTACACCTACTCATTCCTATGCAAAATCCAATGGTCATTGTGATACAGACGTGCAGATGGGTAGTGAGCTACTGCAGACAAATGCAGCAGAGAACCAAGttcaaaaagagaaatcagCTAGTGCAGCCTCGGAAAATGCAGTTGAGAATGGAAGTTCTCCTGTAAGAACGGAGTCCCCTGTGCATCTGATGTCCCAGCTCCCTTCTAGTGGGGTCTCCCTgtctcccagcagcacagctgcctcCTCTCTAACACCTTCTCCTTGCTCCTCACCAGTTCTGACTAAACGCTTAGTGGGAGCTTCAGCAAGCAGCCCCGGTTACCAGTCATCCTACCAGGTGGGTATCAATCAACGTTTCCATGCAGCTCGGCACAAGTTTCAGTCTCAAGCTGAACAGGACCATCAGTCAAGTGGTCTGCAGAGCCCACCGTCACGGGATTTGTCTCCTACTCTAGCAGATAACTCTGCTGCCAAGCAGTTGGCCCGTAATACGGTCACTCAGGTCCTTTCCAGATTTACCAGCCAGCAGGGGCCTATTAAACCTGTCTCCCCTAACAGCTCACCTTTTGGCACAGACTATCGAAATCTGGCAAATGCTGTGAGCCCCAAAAATGAATCTGGTCACTCTCCAAGCCCTGGCAAGGTTTCCAGTCCACTAAGCCCGCTGTCTCCTGGAATTAAGTCACCAACCATTCCTAGAGCAGAAAGAGGGAACCCTCCACCCATTCCTCCAAAGAAACCCGGCCTCGCTCAGTCACCTGCTGCTCCTACTCCACTAACCAAAACCTCTTCCCAGGCATCCTCTCTGGGTGCCCCCATGGACGTGGCAAGTAGCTGCTCTAACAATACTGTAGTGTCGAATGGCAAAGACATTGAGATACTCCTGCCAACTAGCAGCTAG
- the CTTNBP2NL gene encoding CTTNBP2 N-terminal-like protein isoform X1: MLGVRFVRRRTSRSSGVFRMNLEKLSKPELLTLFSILEGELEARDLVIEALKAQHRDTFIEERYGKYNISDPLMALQRDFETLKEGNHGEKQPVCSNPLSILKVVMKHCKNMQERMLSQLAAAESRHRKVILDLEEERQRHAQDTAEGDDVTYMLEKERERLTQQLEFEKSQVKKFEKEQKKLSSQLEEERARHKQLSSMLVVECKKATAKAAEEGQKTAELSLKLEKEKSKVSKLEEELASKRKRGLQMEAQVEKQLSEFDIEREQLKAKLNREENRTKALKEEVECLKKALKELEASCQEHSPTEPLQPSPSVMSRGVATDSPTVKSVSCQTECLQADRANPASTSKAAHTMFPSPTTPTHSYAKSNGHCDTDVQMGSELLQTNAAENQVQKEKSASAASENAVENGSSPVRTESPVHLMSQLPSSGVSLSPSSTAASSLTPSPCSSPVLTKRLVGASASSPGYQSSYQVGINQRFHAARHKFQSQAEQDHQSSGLQSPPSRDLSPTLADNSAAKQLARNTVTQVLSRFTSQQGPIKPVSPNSSPFGTDYRNLANAVSPKNESGHSPSPGKVSSPLSPLSPGIKSPTIPRAERGNPPPIPPKKPGLAQSPAAPTPLTKTSSQASSLGAPMDVASSCSNNTVVSNGKDIEILLPTSS, translated from the exons ATGTTAGGTGTTCGCTTCGTCCGGAGGCGTACTTCAAGGAGTAGTGGG gttttcaggATGAATCTGGAAAAACTCAGCAAACCAGAACTACTGACGCTATTTAGCATTCTTGAAGGAGAATTAGAAGCAAGAGATCTTGTCATAGAAGCCTTAAAG GCCCAGCATAGAGACACGTTCATTGAAGAGCGCTATGGGAAGTACAACATCAGTGATCCATTAATGGCTTTGCAGAGAGATTTTGAGACCCTGAAAGAGGGGAATCATGGTGAAAAGCAACCAGTATGCTCCAATCCGTTATCTATATTGAAAGTGGTAATGAAACATTGCAAGAACATGCAGGAAAGAATGTTATCCCAACTAGCTGCCGCAGAAAGCAGGCATAGAAAG GTGATACTGGACCTGGAGGAAGAGAGACAGCGGCACGCCCAGGACACGGCAGAGGGGGATGATGTCACCTACATGCTGGAGAAGGAGCGGGAGCGGCTCACCCAGCAG TTGGAGTTTGAAAAATCCCAAGtgaaaaaatttgaaaaagaacagaagaagcTGTCAAGCCAGTTGGAGGAGGAAAGGGCACGCCACAAGCAACTGTCTTCCATGCTTGTAGTGGAGTGCAAGAAAGCCACTGccaaagcagctgaagaagGGCAGAAGACAGCAGAATTGAGCTTGAAattggaaaaagagaagagtaAGGTGAGTAAACTGGAGGAGGAGCTGGCATCCAAGAGGAAGCGGGGTTTGCAGATGGAAGCACAAGTAGAAAAGCAGCTCTCAGAGTTTGACATTGAAAGAGAACAGCTGAAAGCCAAGctgaacagagaagaaaaccGTACAAAAGCACTCAAAGAAGAGGTAGAATGTCTGAAGAAAGCCCTGAAAGAGCTGGAGGCTTCTTGCCAGGAGCACAGTCCTACTGAGCCTTTGCAGCCAAGCCCCTCTGTGATGTCCAGAGGTGTTGCAACTGACAGTCCCACAGTGAAGTCTGTGTCTTGCCAGACAGAGTGTCTGCAGGCAGACCGAGCAAATCCTGCCAGCACAAGCAAAGCTGCACACACCATGTTTCCCAGCCCTACTACACCTACTCATTCCTATGCAAAATCCAATGGTCATTGTGATACAGACGTGCAGATGGGTAGTGAGCTACTGCAGACAAATGCAGCAGAGAACCAAGttcaaaaagagaaatcagCTAGTGCAGCCTCGGAAAATGCAGTTGAGAATGGAAGTTCTCCTGTAAGAACGGAGTCCCCTGTGCATCTGATGTCCCAGCTCCCTTCTAGTGGGGTCTCCCTgtctcccagcagcacagctgcctcCTCTCTAACACCTTCTCCTTGCTCCTCACCAGTTCTGACTAAACGCTTAGTGGGAGCTTCAGCAAGCAGCCCCGGTTACCAGTCATCCTACCAGGTGGGTATCAATCAACGTTTCCATGCAGCTCGGCACAAGTTTCAGTCTCAAGCTGAACAGGACCATCAGTCAAGTGGTCTGCAGAGCCCACCGTCACGGGATTTGTCTCCTACTCTAGCAGATAACTCTGCTGCCAAGCAGTTGGCCCGTAATACGGTCACTCAGGTCCTTTCCAGATTTACCAGCCAGCAGGGGCCTATTAAACCTGTCTCCCCTAACAGCTCACCTTTTGGCACAGACTATCGAAATCTGGCAAATGCTGTGAGCCCCAAAAATGAATCTGGTCACTCTCCAAGCCCTGGCAAGGTTTCCAGTCCACTAAGCCCGCTGTCTCCTGGAATTAAGTCACCAACCATTCCTAGAGCAGAAAGAGGGAACCCTCCACCCATTCCTCCAAAGAAACCCGGCCTCGCTCAGTCACCTGCTGCTCCTACTCCACTAACCAAAACCTCTTCCCAGGCATCCTCTCTGGGTGCCCCCATGGACGTGGCAAGTAGCTGCTCTAACAATACTGTAGTGTCGAATGGCAAAGACATTGAGATACTCCTGCCAACTAGCAGCTAG